GTCGCTGCTGGCGTTCTTCGCGCTGACGATGCTGCTCGGCGTCGTCTTCGTCGGTGCCGCCGTCGGCATCTCCGCGGGCACCTCGACGACGCGGCGCTCGCTGGCCGTGGTCGGCGGGCTGTGGATCTACTTCTTCGCCCTCTGGAACAGCGCCGCCCGCGGGACGGGCTCGCTGCTCCGGGAGTACACCGACGTCGAGTCGCTGACGACGATCAAGGCCGAGCTGGCGGTGAAGCTGCTCAACCCCACGCAGGCCTACCAGACGCTGGTCCAGTCCCTGTCCGGGAACGCCGAGCACGCCGCGCGCGCGCAGATGTTCGGCGGACTGCGCAGCCAGGTCGTCGCCCAGGAGCTTCAGGGATCGGTCCCGTTCTACCTCTCCGACGGCGCGGCCGTCGCCGTGCTCCTGTTCTGGATGCTCGTGCCGCTGTACCTGGGATACCAGGTGTTCGAGCGGTCGGACATGTAGCTACCACTCGGCGACGCTGCCGTCCTCGTGGCGCCAGACGGGGTTGTGCCAGTCGACGGTCTTCTCGGCCTGCTCGCGGACGTGGTCCTCGTCGATCTCGATGCCCAGGCCCGGATCGCTTGGAATCCCGACGTAGCCGTCGCGGTACTCGAAGACGGAGGGGTCGGCGAGGTAATCCAGGACGTCCGTCGTCTCGTTGTAGTGGATGTTGAGGCTCTGCTCCTGGACGAGCGCGTTGGGCGAGCAGGCGTCGACCTGCACGCAGGCGGCCAGCGCGATGGGTCCGAGCGGGCAGTGGGGCGCCAGCGCCACGTCGTAGGCCTCGGCCATGGACGCGATCTTGTTGACCTCGGTGATGCCGCCGGCGTGGGAGAGGTCGGGCTGGATCACGTCCACCGCGCCGTCCTCGAGGACGTCCCGGAAGTCCCACCGCGAGTACATGCGCTCGCCCGTCGCGATGGGGATCGTGGTGTGCGCGGCGATCTCCGGCAGGGCGTCGTTGTGCTCGGGGAGGACGGGCTCCTCAACGAACATCGGCTCGTGGGGTTCCAGCGCGGCGGCGAGGCGCTTGGCCATGGGTTTCGTCGCGCGGCCGTGGAAGTCGACGCCGACGTCGACCTCGTCGCCCACCGCCTCGCGGACCTCGCACAGTCGGTCGACCGCCGCCTGCACGCTGGCGGGGTCGTCGATCCGTTCGAGTTCGGAGACGGCGTTCATCTTGAGGGCGGTGAAGCCCGCATCGACCTTCTGGCGGGCCTCGTCGGCGACCTCGCTGGGGCGGTCGCCGCCGATCCACTGGTAGACGCGGACGCGGTTCCGCGCGTTGCCGCCCAGTAGCTCGTGGACGGGCGCGCCCAGCTGCTTGCCCTTGATGTCCCACAGCGCCTGGTCGACGCCCGCGATAGCGCTCATCAGGACGGGACCGCCGCGGTAGAACCCGCCGCGGTACATCGTCTGCCAGTGGTCCTCGATGTCCGTCGGGTCCTCGCCCAGCAGGTAGTTGTCCATCAGCTCCTCGACGGCGGCCCGGACGGTCTTCGCGCGGCCCTCCACGACGGGCTCGCCCCAGCCGACGGTGCCGTCGGCCGTCTCCACCCGGAGGAACAGCCACCGCGGCGGGACCTCGAACAGTTCGTAATCGGCGATGCGAGTCATTATCACGTCACAAATGCGCGAGCGCGGATAGGCCTTCCTGAAGGTCCAGAGGCCCCCGCGGGCCCCGGAGTGGCGGCCCCGCACTGGTCGGACGCGGCCGTCGGGCCCGCTCTCTTACCCGTGGCGTGGGTCCCGGAGCGCTTTGACGGCGGTAGGCCGCCGTCGGCTGCGGTCGCACCGCCTCGT
This genomic interval from Halomicrobium urmianum contains the following:
- the dgoD gene encoding galactonate dehydratase, with product MTRIADYELFEVPPRWLFLRVETADGTVGWGEPVVEGRAKTVRAAVEELMDNYLLGEDPTDIEDHWQTMYRGGFYRGGPVLMSAIAGVDQALWDIKGKQLGAPVHELLGGNARNRVRVYQWIGGDRPSEVADEARQKVDAGFTALKMNAVSELERIDDPASVQAAVDRLCEVREAVGDEVDVGVDFHGRATKPMAKRLAAALEPHEPMFVEEPVLPEHNDALPEIAAHTTIPIATGERMYSRWDFRDVLEDGAVDVIQPDLSHAGGITEVNKIASMAEAYDVALAPHCPLGPIALAACVQVDACSPNALVQEQSLNIHYNETTDVLDYLADPSVFEYRDGYVGIPSDPGLGIEIDEDHVREQAEKTVDWHNPVWRHEDGSVAEW